A single genomic interval of Mycobacterium sp. DL592 harbors:
- a CDS encoding exodeoxyribonuclease VII small subunit, giving the protein MSSETKPISALGYEECRDELIEVVRTLEQGGLDLDASLKLWERGEQLARRCEEHLAGARQRIEDALGSKEVTDG; this is encoded by the coding sequence ATGAGTTCTGAAACGAAGCCCATTAGTGCGCTCGGCTACGAGGAGTGCCGCGATGAGCTCATCGAGGTGGTCAGGACGCTCGAGCAGGGCGGGCTGGATCTCGATGCGTCGCTGAAGCTGTGGGAACGCGGTGAACAGCTGGCACGACGCTGTGAAGAGCACTTAGCCGGGGCACGTCAGCGCATCGAGGATGCGCTGGGGTCAAAAGAGGTCACCGACGGCTGA
- the xseA gene encoding exodeoxyribonuclease VII large subunit → MTSDQGSSAENPFPVRAVATRVAAWIDKLGTVWVEGQLTQINVRSSTAYMVLRDPAANMSLDVTCPRDLVASAPVKLTEGTQVVVLGRPSFYTVRGSFSLRVSAIRAVGVGELLARIERLRRLLEAEGLFDPRLKRPLPFLPSTIGLITGRASAAEHDVTTVAAARWPAVRFEIRNTAVQGTNAVAQIVEALRELDAHPDVDVIVIARGGGGVEELLPFSDETLCRAIAACTTPVVSAIGHEPDNPLCDLVADLRAATPTDAAKRVVPDAVAESALVRELRQRSAQALRSWVGREQRTVAQLRSRPVLADPLRGLTQRGEEIDRARAAVRRDINRLVAAESDRVGHLSARLATLGPAATLARGYALVQDASGAILRTTADAPAGTRLRIRVSDGAVGATSTGPTDGAA, encoded by the coding sequence GTGACCAGCGATCAGGGCAGCTCAGCGGAGAACCCGTTTCCGGTTCGCGCTGTCGCCACCCGGGTCGCGGCCTGGATCGACAAGCTCGGCACCGTGTGGGTCGAGGGCCAACTGACCCAGATCAACGTGCGCAGCTCGACGGCCTACATGGTGCTGCGCGATCCGGCGGCCAACATGTCGCTCGATGTCACCTGCCCGCGCGATCTGGTGGCCAGTGCGCCGGTGAAGCTCACCGAAGGCACCCAGGTCGTCGTGCTCGGCAGACCCAGCTTCTACACCGTTCGCGGCTCGTTCTCATTGCGGGTCAGCGCAATTCGCGCGGTCGGCGTCGGCGAGCTGCTGGCGCGGATCGAGCGGCTGCGGCGCCTGCTGGAGGCCGAGGGGTTGTTCGACCCGCGGCTCAAGCGCCCGCTGCCGTTCCTGCCGTCGACCATCGGGCTGATCACCGGGCGCGCCAGCGCCGCCGAACACGACGTCACCACCGTGGCCGCCGCGCGCTGGCCGGCGGTGCGCTTCGAGATCCGCAACACCGCGGTGCAGGGCACCAATGCGGTGGCCCAGATCGTGGAAGCGCTGCGGGAACTCGATGCGCACCCCGACGTCGACGTCATCGTGATCGCCCGCGGTGGCGGCGGCGTCGAAGAGCTGCTGCCGTTCTCCGACGAAACCCTGTGCCGGGCCATCGCCGCCTGCACCACCCCGGTGGTCAGCGCGATCGGCCACGAGCCAGACAACCCACTGTGCGACCTGGTCGCCGACCTGCGCGCGGCCACCCCGACCGATGCCGCCAAGCGGGTGGTGCCCGACGCGGTGGCGGAATCTGCCCTGGTCCGCGAGCTGCGGCAGCGCAGCGCACAGGCGCTGCGCAGCTGGGTGGGCCGCGAACAGCGCACGGTGGCGCAGCTGCGCAGCCGGCCGGTGCTGGCCGACCCGCTGCGCGGGCTGACCCAGCGTGGCGAGGAGATCGACCGGGCCCGCGCGGCGGTGCGCCGTGACATCAACCGCCTGGTGGCCGCCGAGTCCGACCGGGTCGGCCACCTGAGCGCGCGGCTGGCGACGCTGGGGCCGGCGGCGACGCTGGCGCGTGGCTACGCCCTCGTGCAGGACGCATCGGGTGCCATCCTGCGCACGACGGCCGACGCGCCGGCCGGAACACGGCTGCGTATCCGGGTTTCCGACGGCGCGGTGGGCGCCACCAGTACCGGCCCGACGGATGGAGCCGCATGA
- a CDS encoding lipid droplet-associated protein produces the protein MATAPYGVRLLVGAAVTAIEETRKLPQTILMYPMTMVSTVAQLVMKVQQDVADLVIKGDSALESIFPPKDEQPEWATFDEDLPADDDGAPVDGERLTEGRFALYSVADGVEAKSQESVTKTTAKKKAAEAPAIATELDYESLTLAQLRARLQSLSVADLEALLAYEEASKSRAPFQTLLANRITRATAK, from the coding sequence ATGGCAACAGCACCGTACGGGGTCCGTCTGCTGGTAGGGGCGGCCGTGACCGCCATCGAGGAGACCCGCAAGCTGCCCCAGACCATCCTGATGTACCCGATGACGATGGTGAGCACCGTCGCGCAGCTGGTGATGAAGGTGCAGCAAGACGTGGCTGACCTGGTAATCAAGGGTGACTCTGCACTCGAGAGCATCTTCCCGCCCAAGGATGAGCAGCCCGAGTGGGCGACGTTCGACGAGGATCTCCCGGCCGACGACGACGGGGCGCCGGTGGACGGCGAACGCCTCACCGAGGGCCGATTCGCGCTGTACTCGGTGGCCGACGGGGTCGAGGCCAAGAGTCAGGAATCGGTCACCAAAACCACCGCCAAGAAGAAAGCCGCCGAGGCCCCGGCGATCGCCACGGAGCTCGACTACGAATCGCTGACGCTGGCCCAGCTGCGCGCGCGGCTGCAGTCGCTGTCGGTGGCCGACCTCGAGGCGCTGCTGGCCTACGAGGAAGCCTCCAAGTCCCGTGCGCCGTTCCAGACGCTGCTGGCCAACAGGATCACCCGCGCGACAGCCAAGTGA
- a CDS encoding 4-hydroxy-3-methylbut-2-enyl diphosphate reductase, whose protein sequence is MPPTVNMGIPGASSTAGGRAFGGQERSDSGNGGAKRVLLAEPRGYCAGVDRAVETVERALEKHGAPVYVRHEIVHNKHVVETLAKAGAIFVDDNDEVPEGSIVVFSAHGVAPTVHETAAARNLQVIDATCPLVTKVHNEAKRFARDDYDILLIGHEGHEEVVGTAGEAPDHVQVVDNPDAVDNVTVRDPNKVIWLSQTTLSVDETMETVSRLREKFPTLQDPPSDDICYATQNRQGAVKAMAPECDLVIVVGSRNSSNSVRLVEVALGAGASASYLVDYAEDIDPAWLEGVTTVGVTSGASVPEVLVRGVLERLAEFGYGTVQSVTTANETLVFALPREIRPARS, encoded by the coding sequence ATGCCGCCAACAGTCAACATGGGGATTCCTGGTGCTTCGAGCACGGCTGGAGGCCGCGCGTTCGGAGGGCAGGAGCGAAGCGACTCGGGAAACGGCGGAGCTAAGCGGGTGCTGCTGGCCGAGCCGCGCGGTTACTGCGCCGGCGTGGACCGCGCGGTGGAAACCGTGGAGCGGGCCCTGGAGAAGCACGGCGCACCGGTCTACGTGCGCCACGAGATCGTCCACAACAAGCACGTGGTGGAGACGCTGGCCAAGGCCGGCGCCATCTTCGTCGACGACAACGACGAGGTGCCCGAGGGGTCGATCGTGGTGTTCTCCGCCCACGGCGTCGCCCCGACAGTCCACGAAACCGCCGCCGCTCGCAATCTGCAGGTCATCGATGCCACCTGCCCGCTGGTCACCAAGGTGCACAACGAGGCCAAACGCTTCGCCCGTGACGACTACGACATCCTGCTCATCGGCCACGAAGGCCACGAAGAGGTCGTCGGCACCGCCGGGGAGGCGCCCGACCACGTGCAGGTCGTCGACAACCCGGACGCGGTCGACAACGTCACTGTGCGCGACCCGAACAAGGTGATCTGGCTGTCCCAGACCACGCTGAGCGTCGACGAGACGATGGAGACGGTGTCTCGGCTGCGGGAGAAGTTCCCCACGCTGCAGGACCCGCCCAGCGACGACATCTGCTACGCCACCCAGAACCGCCAGGGTGCGGTCAAGGCGATGGCCCCCGAGTGTGATCTGGTGATCGTTGTCGGCTCGCGGAACTCGTCGAACTCGGTGCGGCTGGTCGAGGTCGCCCTGGGCGCCGGGGCCTCGGCGTCATATCTGGTGGACTACGCCGAGGACATCGACCCGGCCTGGCTCGAGGGCGTCACCACCGTGGGCGTCACGTCCGGTGCGTCGGTACCCGAGGTGCTGGTGCGCGGCGTGCTGGAGCGGCTGGCCGAATTCGGTTACGGCACAGTGCAATCAGTGACGACCGCCAACGAGACGCTGGTGTTCGCGCTGCCGCGGGAGATCCGCCCGGCCCGGTCCTGA
- a CDS encoding DUF6542 domain-containing protein — MTATTIGFAIDAGSGNKELSGMFAALYALGCVAAVLAVRQSGIFTAVIQPPLLLFVAVPGAYFLFHGASFTSLKDTLINCGYPLIERFPLMLFTSAGVLLIGMARWYFGMAGKSAVAAAPAGDVAATPSRFAGLATKVSSLFGASAPEATEDKPARKHSIDRPAAAERRPRSGRTTQRPAPTRSRHARPPLEDITEVPQERPRRQSTRRRPADLDPAAEAPRRRPRPPRDVDPHMPPPRRREPREPREPREPRERRDPYSAPPRREGRHEPYPPYEPYRPYEPYPPYEPPRRRPAPGVPTGDSSHHPVSRVRYRDTGDDR, encoded by the coding sequence GTGACCGCCACCACAATTGGGTTCGCGATCGACGCCGGTTCCGGCAACAAGGAACTCAGCGGCATGTTCGCGGCCCTGTACGCGCTGGGCTGTGTGGCCGCGGTGCTCGCGGTGCGGCAGTCCGGCATCTTCACCGCCGTCATCCAGCCGCCGCTGCTGCTGTTCGTCGCGGTGCCCGGCGCCTACTTCCTGTTCCACGGCGCCTCCTTCACCAGCCTGAAGGACACCCTGATCAACTGCGGCTATCCGCTGATCGAACGGTTCCCGCTGATGCTGTTCACCTCGGCCGGTGTGCTGCTGATCGGGATGGCCCGCTGGTACTTCGGGATGGCAGGCAAATCGGCCGTTGCCGCCGCCCCCGCCGGCGACGTCGCCGCGACGCCCAGCAGGTTCGCGGGCCTGGCGACCAAGGTCAGCTCCTTGTTCGGGGCCTCGGCGCCGGAGGCCACCGAGGACAAGCCCGCGCGCAAGCACAGCATCGACCGGCCGGCAGCCGCCGAGCGGCGGCCTCGATCGGGCCGGACCACCCAACGGCCCGCCCCGACCCGCTCACGACATGCCCGTCCCCCGCTGGAGGACATCACCGAGGTGCCGCAGGAGCGGCCTCGCCGCCAGAGCACCCGGCGGCGTCCCGCCGACCTCGACCCCGCGGCCGAGGCGCCACGGCGCCGGCCCCGTCCGCCGCGCGACGTCGACCCGCACATGCCGCCGCCGCGCCGCAGGGAACCCCGTGAACCCCGTGAGCCCCGGGAACCTCGTGAGCGCCGCGACCCGTACAGCGCCCCGCCGCGCCGCGAGGGCCGCCATGAGCCCTACCCGCCGTATGAGCCGTACCGCCCCTACGAGCCGTACCCGCCGTATGAGCCGCCGCGGCGGCGTCCGGCACCGGGGGTTCCCACCGGGGACAGCTCGCACCATCCGGTCTCTCGGGTGCGCTACCGGGATACCGGCGACGACCGCTAG
- the ychF gene encoding redox-regulated ATPase YchF — protein sequence MSLSLGIVGLPNVGKSTLFNALTRNNVLAANYPFATIEPNEGVVPLPDPRLDKLAEIFGSERILPAPVTFVDIAGIVKGASEGAGLGNKFLANIRECDAICQVVRVFADDDVVHVDGKVDPKSDIEVIETELILADLQTLEKAVPRLEKEARNNKDRKAVHEAAVAAQELLNGGTTLFASGKDWSLLRELNLMTIKPFLYVFNADEAVLTDEARIAELRALVAPADAVFLDAKIEAELQELDDESAAELLESIGQTERGLDALARAGFHTLNLQTYLTAGPKEARAWTIHRGDTAPKAAGVIHTDFEKGFIKAEIVSFTDLVDAGSMAAAKAAGKVRMEGKDYVMADGDVVEFRFNV from the coding sequence GTGAGCCTCAGCCTGGGAATCGTCGGTCTGCCCAACGTCGGTAAATCGACCCTCTTCAATGCGTTGACCCGCAACAACGTGCTGGCGGCGAACTACCCGTTTGCCACGATCGAGCCGAACGAGGGCGTCGTCCCGCTGCCGGACCCGAGGCTGGACAAGCTCGCCGAGATCTTCGGCTCCGAGCGGATCCTGCCGGCGCCGGTGACGTTCGTCGACATCGCCGGAATCGTGAAGGGGGCCTCCGAAGGTGCGGGGCTGGGGAACAAGTTCCTGGCCAACATCCGTGAGTGCGACGCCATCTGTCAGGTGGTGCGGGTGTTCGCAGACGACGACGTGGTGCACGTCGACGGCAAGGTGGACCCGAAGTCCGATATCGAGGTCATCGAGACCGAGCTGATCCTGGCCGACCTGCAGACGCTGGAGAAGGCGGTGCCGCGGCTGGAGAAGGAAGCCCGCAACAACAAGGACCGCAAGGCGGTGCACGAGGCGGCGGTGGCAGCCCAGGAGCTGCTCAACGGCGGGACGACGTTGTTCGCCAGCGGCAAGGACTGGTCGCTGCTGCGCGAGCTGAACCTGATGACGATCAAGCCGTTCCTGTATGTGTTCAACGCCGACGAGGCGGTGCTCACCGACGAGGCCCGGATCGCCGAGCTGCGCGCGCTGGTGGCTCCGGCCGACGCGGTGTTCCTGGATGCCAAGATCGAGGCCGAGCTCCAGGAGCTCGACGACGAGTCCGCGGCCGAGCTGCTGGAGTCGATCGGGCAGACCGAGCGCGGCCTCGATGCGTTGGCGCGGGCCGGTTTTCACACCCTGAACCTGCAGACCTATCTGACGGCCGGGCCCAAAGAGGCGCGCGCGTGGACGATTCACCGTGGTGACACCGCACCGAAGGCGGCCGGGGTGATCCACACCGACTTCGAGAAGGGCTTCATCAAGGCCGAGATCGTGTCGTTCACCGATCTCGTCGACGCCGGCTCGATGGCCGCGGCCAAGGCTGCGGGCAAGGTGCGGATGGAAGGCAAGGACTACGTCATGGCCGACGGCGACGTGGTCGAGTTCCGGTTCAATGTCTGA
- a CDS encoding zinc ribbon domain-containing protein YjdM, producing MSDVLPPCPACASEFTYEQGALLVCPMCAHEWSADEVSDVDSAHAGAAIKDSVGNVLADGDTVIVATTVKVKGGGGGVIKAGTKVRGIRLISDGVGDHDIDANVPGFGRIQLKSSVVKKVV from the coding sequence ATGTCTGACGTTCTGCCGCCGTGTCCGGCGTGTGCCAGTGAGTTCACCTACGAGCAGGGGGCACTCCTGGTGTGCCCGATGTGTGCGCACGAGTGGTCGGCTGATGAGGTGTCCGATGTCGATTCGGCGCACGCCGGTGCCGCGATCAAGGACTCGGTGGGCAACGTCCTCGCTGACGGAGACACTGTGATCGTCGCGACGACCGTGAAGGTCAAGGGCGGCGGTGGTGGGGTCATCAAAGCCGGCACGAAGGTCCGTGGAATCCGGCTCATCTCCGATGGCGTCGGCGATCACGACATCGACGCAAATGTGCCGGGCTTCGGGCGCATACAGTTGAAGTCGAGCGTGGTGAAGAAGGTCGTCTGA
- the arr gene encoding NAD(+)--rifampin ADP-ribosyltransferase, with translation MSTGPKPFVPHESGAYLHGTKADLAVGDLLIAGRRMNHDQGRLANHVYVTQTLDAATWGAELAVGEGRGRIYIVEPTGALEDDPNVTDKRFPGNPTRSYRTREPVRVVGEITDWIGHPPEELARRRAALADLARRGLDVVYD, from the coding sequence GTGTCCACGGGACCGAAACCCTTTGTGCCACATGAGTCCGGCGCATACCTGCACGGAACCAAAGCCGACCTCGCGGTGGGCGATCTGCTCATTGCGGGGCGACGGATGAACCACGACCAGGGGCGCCTGGCCAACCACGTGTACGTCACGCAGACGTTGGATGCCGCCACCTGGGGTGCGGAGCTGGCCGTGGGCGAAGGGCGCGGGCGGATCTACATCGTGGAGCCGACCGGTGCCCTCGAGGACGACCCGAACGTCACCGACAAGCGGTTCCCGGGCAATCCCACGCGTTCCTACCGCACCCGGGAGCCGGTACGGGTCGTCGGTGAGATCACCGACTGGATCGGCCATCCCCCGGAAGAGCTGGCGCGCAGGCGCGCGGCGCTGGCCGACCTCGCGCGGCGCGGATTGGATGTCGTCTACGACTGA
- a CDS encoding helix-turn-helix domain-containing protein — translation MTTRTVTVIDNCATTYTPDGLRVAAGEGSDCRIVRDILSQLGDKWTLMVILCLSSGSLRFNAVQRAVVGISHRMLTVTLRKLERDGLVRRTVHPEAAPHTEYELTPLGVSFTEPVMAVANWAVAAQPHIEQNRQRFHRT, via the coding sequence ATGACGACGCGCACCGTGACGGTCATCGACAACTGCGCCACCACCTACACCCCCGATGGCCTCCGGGTGGCCGCAGGCGAAGGTTCTGATTGCCGCATCGTGCGAGACATACTCAGCCAGCTCGGCGACAAGTGGACCCTCATGGTCATCCTGTGCCTCAGTTCGGGGTCGCTACGCTTCAACGCCGTCCAACGCGCCGTCGTCGGCATCTCGCATCGGATGCTCACCGTCACCCTGCGCAAACTCGAACGGGACGGACTGGTCCGCCGTACGGTGCACCCGGAAGCCGCACCCCACACAGAGTACGAATTGACCCCGCTGGGAGTCAGCTTCACCGAACCCGTTATGGCAGTGGCGAACTGGGCGGTCGCCGCGCAACCCCACATCGAACAGAACAGGCAACGGTTCCACCGCACGTGA
- a CDS encoding PPOX class F420-dependent oxidoreductase — translation MATFTEQELAYLRGQPLMRFASASASAMPDVVAVAFSVDGDEIVTAGFDITKTVRYHNIKVNPHAAVVIDDLAATEPWTPRGIKIRGKARIEEDTAGQRFRITPEVIWSWGINDPAEGIPRMERRSVAP, via the coding sequence GTGGCGACATTCACCGAACAGGAATTGGCCTATCTCAGGGGCCAGCCTTTGATGCGGTTTGCATCAGCCTCCGCGTCGGCCATGCCTGATGTGGTCGCAGTGGCATTTTCGGTGGACGGCGACGAGATCGTCACGGCCGGCTTCGATATCACCAAAACCGTTCGCTACCACAACATCAAGGTCAATCCCCATGCTGCGGTGGTGATCGACGACCTCGCCGCCACGGAGCCCTGGACTCCCCGAGGCATCAAGATTCGCGGTAAGGCCCGCATCGAAGAAGACACCGCCGGACAGAGATTTCGCATCACGCCCGAGGTGATCTGGAGCTGGGGCATCAACGACCCCGCCGAGGGGATTCCGAGGATGGAACGAAGGAGTGTCGCGCCATGA
- a CDS encoding YciI family protein, with translation MNDSGNQSGITELYVLIMTPLPLASNAAAETPPGEPTPLEIHYAYVHQLVEQGKVLLIGPCLGEPTINGQAPVPPGIGVLRVASREEAEAIAHNEPFHTMGWRRNTVMAWTPKFGTLVDLLR, from the coding sequence ATGAATGACTCAGGCAACCAATCGGGTATCACCGAGCTGTACGTGCTCATCATGACCCCGCTTCCGCTGGCATCGAATGCCGCCGCCGAGACACCGCCCGGCGAACCGACACCATTGGAAATCCACTACGCGTATGTGCACCAACTGGTCGAGCAGGGGAAGGTCTTGCTCATCGGCCCGTGCCTGGGCGAGCCGACCATCAACGGCCAGGCGCCGGTACCGCCCGGCATCGGCGTCCTGCGGGTCGCATCACGCGAGGAAGCCGAAGCGATTGCCCACAACGAGCCGTTCCACACCATGGGCTGGCGGCGCAACACCGTGATGGCGTGGACGCCAAAGTTCGGCACCCTCGTCGACCTGCTCAGGTAG
- a CDS encoding serine hydrolase — translation MRSSQEPRRGRAWVALLAVAFIAGCSPTPAPPAVLKPLNAQAFQAAIESAAKKLLVPGAMVLLRTPQGTVAAATGTTELGAQTPPTAATHFRIASNTKTMTAALIILLAQDGKLNLTDPVSAYVPNVPGGQDITIAQLLTMRSGLYGYTEDPALADVMDAEPAKAWNPQDALAIAFRHPPKFAPGTAYDYSNTNYALLGLIAEKVGAAPLAEQLQSRLFTPFGLAHTSLPARDNTALPTPYSHGYMYGGSMYALADVPYPPQMQAAARAGALQPVDYTHQNSSYAAAAGGAISTAEDLATWIKAIVAGQVFDADHHRQWLDSLQPEDPNAPDGQKYGYGISYQRFGPNAAMYYHGGEMPGFNSFMGYDPDRDVTLVIWTNLTLSLDGRTTANALLPTALNEIYAGLSLSGP, via the coding sequence ATGCGATCGAGTCAGGAGCCGCGCAGAGGACGGGCGTGGGTCGCGCTGCTCGCCGTCGCGTTCATCGCCGGCTGCTCGCCCACGCCGGCACCGCCCGCCGTGCTGAAACCGTTGAACGCACAGGCATTTCAAGCCGCCATCGAGTCGGCGGCAAAGAAACTCCTGGTGCCCGGCGCGATGGTGCTGCTGCGCACCCCGCAGGGCACCGTCGCCGCCGCAACCGGCACCACCGAACTCGGCGCCCAGACACCTCCGACGGCGGCCACCCACTTCCGCATCGCCTCCAACACCAAGACCATGACCGCCGCGCTGATCATCCTGCTGGCCCAAGACGGCAAGCTCAATCTCACCGACCCGGTATCGGCGTATGTGCCGAACGTGCCTGGCGGACAAGACATCACCATCGCGCAGCTGCTCACCATGCGCAGCGGACTCTACGGCTACACCGAAGACCCCGCATTAGCCGATGTGATGGACGCCGAGCCGGCCAAGGCGTGGAACCCGCAGGACGCGCTCGCCATCGCATTCCGGCACCCGCCGAAGTTCGCCCCGGGCACCGCCTACGACTACAGCAACACCAACTACGCACTGCTGGGTCTGATCGCCGAAAAGGTCGGCGCGGCACCGCTCGCCGAGCAGCTGCAGTCGCGGCTGTTCACGCCCTTCGGCCTTGCCCACACGTCGCTTCCCGCCAGGGACAACACCGCGCTGCCCACGCCCTACTCCCACGGCTACATGTACGGCGGCAGCATGTATGCCCTCGCCGACGTGCCCTACCCGCCGCAGATGCAGGCCGCCGCGAGGGCAGGGGCGCTGCAACCTGTCGACTACACCCACCAGAACTCGTCGTATGCCGCCGCGGCGGGCGGGGCGATCTCCACCGCCGAGGATCTGGCCACCTGGATCAAAGCCATTGTCGCAGGCCAGGTTTTCGATGCCGACCACCACCGGCAGTGGCTGGACAGTCTGCAGCCGGAGGACCCCAACGCCCCCGACGGGCAGAAGTACGGCTACGGGATCTCCTATCAGCGGTTCGGCCCGAATGCCGCCATGTACTACCACGGCGGTGAGATGCCGGGCTTCAATTCGTTCATGGGCTACGACCCGGACCGCGATGTGACACTCGTGATCTGGACGAACCTGACGTTGTCCCTTGACGGCAGGACGACAGCCAACGCGCTGCTGCCCACTGCGCTCAACGAGATCTACGCCGGGCTGTCGCTGAGCGGTCCCTAG
- a CDS encoding diguanylate cyclase, with protein MTDAEFPTPANEQQRLSVLKEYEILDTLPEQAYNDFATLASLICGTPIAMISLIDEDRQWFKANVGLDKEETPRSLAFCSHAIMTPDQTMVVEDATQDERFAANPLVTGDPHIRFYAGAPLQTPTGEALGTLCVIDREPRQLTDTQQQALEILSREVMVQLELRRSIATLEETILNQETYVELMHEYQRDMEKVRVNLETQSVTDVLTGIKNRRCFDLKLEEECQRALSRRTSLALLMIDIDRFKDLNDQFGHPAGDETLRAVAQLLQAELRSNDQLFRYGGEEFAVILPETTMRGAFVLGERFRRIVQRAPWKNRAVTISIGAATLGEGIATPTELIRAGDRALYHAKQNGRNRVSTLTDADG; from the coding sequence ATGACCGACGCCGAGTTTCCGACTCCAGCCAACGAGCAGCAACGCCTGAGCGTCCTGAAGGAATACGAGATCCTCGACACTCTTCCCGAGCAGGCGTACAACGATTTCGCCACGCTGGCATCGCTGATCTGCGGCACGCCCATCGCAATGATCTCGCTGATCGATGAAGACCGGCAGTGGTTCAAGGCCAATGTCGGACTCGACAAGGAAGAGACACCACGCTCCCTGGCTTTCTGCAGCCACGCGATCATGACCCCTGACCAGACGATGGTCGTCGAAGACGCGACTCAAGACGAGCGGTTCGCTGCCAACCCGCTAGTTACCGGGGATCCACACATCCGGTTCTATGCCGGCGCACCTCTGCAGACCCCGACTGGTGAAGCACTCGGCACCTTGTGCGTAATCGACCGCGAGCCGCGACAACTCACCGACACACAACAGCAGGCGCTGGAAATCCTCTCCCGCGAAGTCATGGTTCAACTCGAACTGCGCCGCAGCATCGCGACCCTGGAGGAGACCATCCTGAACCAGGAGACCTATGTGGAGTTGATGCACGAGTATCAGCGGGACATGGAGAAGGTCAGGGTCAACCTCGAAACGCAGTCGGTGACCGACGTGCTCACCGGGATCAAGAACCGTCGTTGCTTCGACCTCAAGCTGGAAGAGGAATGCCAACGGGCGCTATCTCGCCGGACCTCGCTGGCTTTGCTCATGATCGACATCGACCGCTTCAAGGATCTCAACGACCAGTTCGGCCACCCGGCCGGAGACGAGACCCTACGCGCCGTCGCACAGCTGCTGCAAGCTGAACTGCGCAGCAATGACCAACTGTTCCGCTACGGCGGGGAGGAGTTCGCCGTCATCCTTCCGGAGACCACGATGAGAGGCGCTTTCGTTCTGGGGGAACGCTTTCGGAGGATCGTGCAGCGCGCCCCGTGGAAGAACCGCGCGGTCACAATCAGCATCGGCGCTGCCACGCTGGGAGAAGGCATCGCCACCCCGACAGAACTCATCAGGGCCGGCGACCGTGCGCTCTACCACGCCAAACAGAACGGGCGAAATCGAGTCAGCACCCTCACGGACGCCGACGGCTAG
- a CDS encoding DUF1942 domain-containing protein yields the protein MRGAIAVMAVVVLSAGCAQPKTTSESPAATVVDTPSATPVQQAVPFGTTQTVSSEGATAQYTVANLRQVPPDAQIIPAKGTMYAVDVTIAAQTSTTTYNGFYFVAKAADGSTIAPAVGAVRPGITDGQLPAGQKTDGHVAYDVPGGKTITAILLRDPHGKLLAVWAQ from the coding sequence ATGCGGGGTGCGATCGCGGTCATGGCAGTAGTTGTCCTCAGCGCCGGATGCGCCCAACCGAAGACCACCAGCGAGAGTCCGGCAGCCACTGTCGTCGACACCCCGAGCGCCACGCCCGTGCAGCAGGCGGTGCCCTTCGGCACCACCCAGACCGTCAGCTCCGAAGGCGCCACCGCGCAGTACACCGTCGCCAACCTTCGCCAGGTTCCGCCCGACGCGCAGATCATCCCGGCCAAGGGCACGATGTACGCCGTCGACGTCACCATCGCCGCGCAGACCAGCACGACCACCTACAACGGGTTCTACTTCGTCGCCAAGGCCGCCGACGGGTCGACGATCGCCCCCGCCGTAGGCGCGGTCCGGCCGGGCATCACCGATGGGCAGCTGCCCGCGGGCCAGAAGACCGACGGCCACGTCGCCTATGACGTCCCCGGCGGCAAGACCATCACCGCGATCCTGCTGCGCGACCCGCACGGCAAGCTGCTCGCCGTGTGGGCCCAGTAG